The following coding sequences are from one Caballeronia sp. SBC1 window:
- a CDS encoding SulP family inorganic anion transporter, translated as MRFKLLGGVLPLGRVAALRDLLAGVTLASMDIPQVLGYARIAGMPAVTGLYTAFLPLLAFALFGASRHLVVAADSATATIFASHLSTMATVGSAQYMALAGVVALLTAAMLLIARIFKLGFLADFLSRTVLLGFLAGVGVQVGVAMLGDMLGVATGSSRTLVQIESIALQLAHVSLPTLGISVAVVSCILVFKRLLPRLPVAMFAVVGGIAASYIYDFAGHGIAVVGPVAGGLPALSFPLATWEQTLSLLPVAASCFVMIIAQSVAAGRVFAERYHEPVDADADILGIAAANAVAAVTGAFVVNGSPTQTAMADRAGARSQFAQVVFAVVVGVVLMFFSKWLQYLPHCVLAGIVFTIAIGLIDVKSLYAIRRESPGELTLALVTALAVVVIGVEDGILLAVALSLLRHVRHSYHPHTMMLAPTPAAGGHWAPVPATPGTETAPGLIVYRFGADLFFANDHFFVDDVRRLLDRAPTTVHWFIVDAGAITDLDYSAARTLAEFCEGLKQRGVNVLFARVSQYLRADMERHGITAVLGASQLFETLHQALVAAGFDPSATSSTH; from the coding sequence ATGCGCTTTAAGTTATTAGGGGGCGTGTTGCCGCTTGGCCGCGTTGCGGCACTCCGCGATCTCCTGGCCGGCGTGACCCTCGCGTCAATGGATATCCCGCAAGTGCTGGGCTATGCGCGCATAGCGGGAATGCCGGCCGTGACCGGTCTTTACACGGCATTTTTACCGCTGCTGGCATTCGCGCTCTTCGGCGCGTCCCGCCACCTGGTCGTGGCCGCGGACTCGGCGACGGCGACCATTTTCGCAAGCCACCTGTCAACCATGGCGACGGTCGGAAGTGCACAGTACATGGCGCTAGCCGGGGTCGTCGCGCTGCTAACGGCCGCGATGCTGCTGATCGCCCGGATCTTCAAGCTCGGTTTCCTGGCTGATTTCCTGTCCCGCACGGTCTTGCTCGGGTTCCTTGCCGGCGTCGGCGTTCAGGTCGGCGTCGCAATGCTGGGCGACATGCTCGGCGTGGCCACAGGGTCGTCGCGCACGCTTGTACAGATCGAATCGATAGCCCTTCAACTGGCTCACGTTTCGCTTCCAACGCTGGGTATATCGGTCGCAGTGGTGAGCTGTATTCTCGTTTTCAAACGCCTGTTGCCACGTCTTCCAGTCGCGATGTTCGCGGTGGTTGGCGGCATAGCGGCAAGTTATATCTACGACTTCGCCGGCCACGGAATCGCGGTCGTCGGGCCGGTCGCGGGTGGACTGCCGGCGCTAAGCTTCCCGCTTGCCACGTGGGAGCAAACACTGAGCCTGTTGCCCGTGGCCGCCTCGTGTTTTGTGATGATCATCGCGCAAAGCGTCGCGGCGGGCCGCGTGTTTGCGGAGCGTTATCACGAACCCGTCGACGCTGATGCGGACATCCTGGGGATTGCGGCAGCCAACGCGGTGGCTGCCGTGACTGGGGCGTTCGTGGTGAATGGCAGTCCGACCCAGACCGCCATGGCCGATCGTGCCGGTGCACGCAGCCAGTTTGCGCAAGTGGTGTTTGCGGTTGTGGTCGGCGTGGTGTTGATGTTCTTCAGCAAGTGGCTGCAGTATCTTCCGCACTGCGTGCTGGCGGGTATTGTGTTCACGATCGCGATCGGGCTGATCGATGTCAAGAGCCTTTACGCCATCCGCCGTGAAAGCCCTGGAGAACTCACGCTGGCACTTGTCACGGCCCTGGCGGTGGTGGTGATCGGTGTTGAGGACGGGATACTGCTGGCGGTCGCGTTGTCGTTGCTGCGCCATGTGCGCCATAGCTATCATCCGCACACCATGATGCTTGCGCCCACTCCGGCGGCGGGCGGACACTGGGCTCCCGTGCCTGCCACACCGGGCACCGAGACGGCGCCCGGGCTGATTGTTTATCGCTTTGGCGCCGATCTGTTTTTCGCGAACGATCATTTTTTCGTCGACGACGTGCGCCGCCTGCTCGACCGCGCCCCAACGACGGTCCACTGGTTCATCGTCGACGCGGGCGCTATTACGGACCTCGATTATTCGGCGGCCCGGACACTTGCCGAGTTCTGCGAGGGCCTGAAGCAGCGCGGTGTCAATGTGCTGTTTGCACGCGTCAGCCAGTATCTGCGAGCCGATATGGAGCGTCACGGAATTACCGCAGTGCTGGGAGCATCGCAACTTTTCGAGACGCTGCATCAGGCGCTGGTAGCGGCCGGATTCGATCCGTCTGCAACCTCGAGCACGCATTGA
- a CDS encoding tetratricopeptide repeat protein yields MNRKTLSDRGHTDNHLLELAWHARQQGDLTAAEHAYRSVLERDDRNGVAHNNLANLLRQCGRFSEAEAHYCRALKQMPDSAEIRNNRAGTLERLHRYEEAETDYRRALELKPDFAEARFNLGMLLLSAGRYTEGWQYYEARSEAFGEHGQLPFPQWNGEELSGKTLLLFPEQGYGDTIQFIRYVPLLKTRGAAKISVICKPALAPLLRTVEGIDALITDPQTLHVHDYWASLMSLPWRTGTTVESIPARIPYVGVFTNRMEMWQARLPGDGLRVGLVWKGNAEHDNDAQRSLSHFSDLAPLWSVSGVRFISLQVGDAETQADECKVLQPALCLGRELRDFGDTAAIVAQLNLVICVDTAIAHVAGALGVACWLMLPQTGVDWRWHRTGTGSPWYPNDMYLFRQRQEGWPALIDEVKCALADIMRGAR; encoded by the coding sequence ATGAACCGGAAAACCCTCTCCGACCGTGGACACACGGACAATCATCTTTTGGAGTTGGCATGGCACGCCCGGCAACAGGGTGACCTGACTGCGGCAGAACACGCCTATCGTAGCGTGCTTGAGCGGGATGATCGCAATGGTGTGGCTCACAACAACCTGGCGAATCTCTTGCGGCAATGCGGCCGGTTCAGTGAAGCCGAAGCGCACTATTGTCGCGCACTCAAGCAGATGCCGGATTCCGCGGAGATCAGGAATAACCGCGCTGGTACGCTCGAAAGACTTCATCGGTATGAAGAGGCGGAAACCGACTATCGCCGTGCGCTCGAACTGAAGCCCGATTTCGCCGAAGCCCGCTTCAATCTGGGGATGCTTCTTCTGTCGGCCGGGCGTTATACGGAAGGCTGGCAATACTACGAAGCGCGATCGGAAGCGTTTGGAGAACACGGGCAGTTGCCCTTCCCTCAATGGAACGGCGAGGAACTGAGCGGCAAGACCCTGCTGCTCTTTCCCGAGCAAGGATACGGTGACACCATACAGTTCATCCGTTACGTGCCGCTGCTTAAAACACGAGGCGCGGCAAAGATATCGGTGATCTGCAAACCGGCACTTGCGCCCCTTCTGCGCACGGTGGAAGGTATCGATGCACTGATAACCGACCCTCAGACACTTCATGTTCACGATTACTGGGCTTCGCTGATGAGCCTGCCCTGGCGAACGGGTACGACAGTCGAGTCGATCCCGGCGAGGATTCCTTATGTGGGTGTATTCACCAACCGCATGGAGATGTGGCAAGCACGCTTACCCGGCGACGGCTTGCGCGTGGGGCTGGTTTGGAAAGGTAACGCCGAGCACGACAACGATGCCCAACGATCGTTGAGCCATTTTTCCGATCTGGCGCCACTGTGGTCCGTCAGTGGTGTTCGCTTTATCAGCCTGCAAGTGGGGGACGCCGAAACGCAGGCCGATGAATGCAAAGTGCTGCAACCCGCTCTTTGCCTGGGACGGGAGCTTCGCGATTTCGGCGATACCGCGGCTATCGTCGCGCAACTCAATCTTGTGATCTGCGTCGATACAGCGATCGCTCACGTGGCCGGTGCGCTGGGCGTTGCATGCTGGTTGATGTTGCCGCAGACAGGAGTCGACTGGCGCTGGCATCGGACGGGAACCGGGTCACCCTGGTACCCCAACGATATGTATCTGTTTCGCCAGCGCCAAGAGGGGTGGCCGGCCTTGATCGACGAGGTGAAATGTGCTCTGGCGGACATCATGCGAGGCGCGCGTTAG
- a CDS encoding xanthine dehydrogenase family protein subunit M: MELFQLSRANDVQDAIKAGAASHTAQQGADVRFLAGGTTLLDLMKLNVERPGRVIDISRLPLNGVEAQADGGVKIGATVRNADLAHHALIRDAYPVLSQALLAGASAQLRNMATTGGNLLQRTRCMYFRDTAMACNKREPGSGCAAISGFNRTLAILGVSDACIASNPSDMNVALTALEAVVHIKGTRGERSVAIDDFFLLPGTTPERETVLEPGDLITHVTLPPPAEGSRSLYLKLRDRASYEFALASAAVVVTVTDGRVSHARIALGGVGTKPWRSREAEAALISAAPDAPSFRRAAADALAGARPQSGNAFKVELAQRCLVHALTLATRAA, encoded by the coding sequence ATGGAACTGTTCCAGCTCTCCCGCGCGAACGACGTGCAGGACGCGATCAAGGCCGGTGCCGCGTCACATACTGCACAGCAGGGCGCCGACGTGCGTTTCCTTGCCGGCGGCACGACGCTGCTCGACCTGATGAAACTGAACGTCGAGCGGCCCGGCCGCGTGATCGATATCAGCCGCTTGCCGCTGAATGGCGTTGAAGCGCAGGCGGACGGCGGCGTGAAGATTGGCGCCACGGTGCGCAATGCCGATCTCGCGCACCATGCCCTGATTCGCGACGCTTACCCGGTTCTGTCGCAGGCGTTGCTTGCCGGGGCGTCGGCGCAACTGCGCAACATGGCGACGACGGGCGGCAACCTGTTGCAACGCACAAGGTGCATGTATTTCCGCGATACCGCCATGGCTTGCAACAAGCGGGAACCCGGCTCGGGGTGCGCGGCAATCAGCGGTTTCAACCGCACCCTGGCGATCCTTGGCGTAAGCGATGCGTGTATTGCCAGCAATCCATCAGACATGAACGTGGCGCTCACGGCGCTCGAAGCCGTGGTTCATATCAAGGGAACGCGAGGCGAGCGAAGCGTCGCCATCGACGATTTTTTCCTGCTGCCCGGCACCACGCCTGAACGGGAAACGGTGCTTGAACCCGGCGATCTCATCACTCATGTCACGTTGCCGCCGCCAGCAGAAGGCAGCCGGTCTCTCTATCTGAAGCTGCGCGACCGGGCCTCGTACGAGTTCGCGCTGGCCTCCGCGGCGGTGGTTGTCACGGTGACCGATGGCCGCGTCAGCCATGCGCGTATTGCGCTCGGCGGCGTGGGCACGAAGCCCTGGCGCTCGCGCGAGGCCGAGGCCGCGCTCATCTCTGCAGCGCCGGACGCGCCAAGCTTCAGGCGCGCCGCAGCGGACGCACTCGCCGGCGCCCGGCCGCAAAGCGGCAACGCTTTCAAGGTTGAACTGGCGCAACGTTGCCTGGTCCACGCGCTGACGCTAGCAACCCGCGCCGCCTGA
- a CDS encoding alpha/beta hydrolase, with the protein MKIRRATLLLSIIASAFISVGAMAQQPQPAKGPVKNIVLVHGAFVGGSGWRPVYNILTKDGYNVTLVEEPLTSFAEDVTATKRVLDRQDGPAILVGHSYGGAIITSAGNDPHVAGLVYIAAHALDTGETEVGNGKKFPNSAHPLVKTPDGFLFLDPANYPGDFAADLPLKQAKFEASAQMPTSAAVFSTAMTDPAWKVKPSWYMVAKSDKIINPDLERMYAARAHSHTVEIAGASHSVYESHPKEVAALIEQAAEHAQDQAS; encoded by the coding sequence ATGAAAATCCGTCGCGCTACGTTACTTTTGTCGATCATTGCCAGTGCGTTCATTTCGGTTGGCGCCATGGCTCAACAGCCTCAACCCGCTAAAGGTCCCGTCAAGAACATCGTGCTGGTCCACGGCGCGTTTGTTGGTGGCTCGGGCTGGAGACCTGTCTACAACATCCTGACCAAGGACGGCTATAACGTGACCCTGGTCGAGGAACCGTTGACGTCATTTGCGGAAGACGTAACCGCCACAAAACGTGTTCTCGACCGTCAGGACGGCCCGGCCATTTTGGTCGGCCATAGCTACGGCGGAGCGATCATCACGTCGGCTGGAAACGATCCCCATGTCGCCGGCCTGGTCTACATTGCGGCTCATGCCTTGGACACCGGCGAGACCGAGGTTGGCAACGGCAAGAAGTTTCCGAATTCCGCACACCCGCTCGTGAAAACACCGGATGGTTTCCTGTTCCTCGATCCCGCCAACTACCCCGGCGACTTCGCAGCGGACCTGCCGCTGAAGCAAGCTAAGTTTGAAGCCAGCGCGCAGATGCCGACGTCGGCCGCAGTTTTCTCAACTGCCATGACCGATCCGGCATGGAAGGTGAAACCTAGCTGGTACATGGTCGCGAAATCGGACAAGATCATCAATCCCGACCTGGAACGGATGTACGCGGCTCGTGCCCATAGCCATACCGTCGAGATTGCCGGCGCGAGTCACTCGGTGTATGAGTCGCATCCCAAGGAAGTAGCGGCCTTGATTGAACAAGCTGCTGAGCACGCGCAGGACCAAGCTTCATAA
- a CDS encoding sigma-54 dependent transcriptional regulator, translating to MDSAHRTLLYLGGNPNESLLRRLGDRAWLVVPAMGAHTVAKLARAPMAGLLDLTDGIHEGRIARVEQLSRSVLVAWVALVSQETRKWTAVRDVIATHCFDFVTLPTSHERIVNIVGRAIGMEVLRSEVEPPDLKDAFSSGMLGSSEAMLELHRTIRKVSATDATVFISGESGTGKELTAQMIHAQSERRDMPFVAVNCGAVPHDLLHSELFGYERGAFTGATQRKIGRVEQAHGGTLFLDEIGDLPHESQAALLRFIQERKIERLGGLESIDVDVRVITATHQDMEAAVEEGRFRADLFFRLCVLQVKEPPLRVRGKDITELAMHALERFKDERARRIHGFAPDAVAALHNYGWPGNVRELINRVRRAIILSEGKFITADDLELAEHVALAPNSLREARTSADRRAIEVALFVHKGRVVDAARSLGISRVHLHRLMQELGIPTRAASDEAHDSTDPGDFE from the coding sequence ATGGACAGCGCTCATCGCACGCTTCTCTACCTTGGAGGAAATCCAAACGAGTCGCTTCTAAGGCGCCTCGGTGACCGCGCATGGCTTGTCGTGCCGGCCATGGGCGCTCACACAGTAGCGAAGCTGGCGCGTGCGCCCATGGCCGGGCTGCTCGATCTGACAGACGGTATCCACGAAGGCCGGATCGCAAGGGTCGAACAACTCTCACGTTCCGTGTTGGTGGCTTGGGTGGCGCTGGTATCTCAAGAGACGCGAAAATGGACGGCCGTTCGAGACGTTATTGCGACACATTGCTTCGATTTTGTAACGCTGCCGACATCACATGAGCGGATCGTGAATATCGTTGGGCGGGCCATTGGTATGGAGGTTCTTCGTTCCGAGGTTGAACCGCCGGATCTCAAGGATGCGTTCAGCAGCGGCATGTTAGGTTCATCTGAAGCCATGCTGGAGCTTCATCGGACCATCCGAAAGGTTTCCGCGACCGACGCCACCGTGTTTATTTCGGGCGAGTCAGGAACCGGCAAGGAGTTGACCGCGCAGATGATTCACGCGCAATCGGAGCGCCGCGATATGCCTTTCGTGGCGGTGAACTGCGGCGCCGTTCCGCATGATCTCCTGCATTCAGAATTGTTCGGCTACGAACGCGGAGCGTTCACTGGCGCCACACAGCGCAAGATAGGGCGAGTCGAACAGGCACATGGCGGAACGTTGTTCCTCGACGAAATTGGCGACCTGCCGCATGAGAGTCAGGCTGCGTTGCTGCGCTTTATCCAGGAACGCAAGATCGAACGCCTGGGTGGCCTCGAGTCTATCGACGTGGACGTACGGGTGATCACGGCAACGCACCAGGACATGGAAGCTGCCGTGGAGGAGGGGAGGTTTAGAGCAGACCTTTTCTTCCGGCTTTGCGTGCTTCAGGTTAAGGAGCCGCCTCTTCGCGTGAGGGGAAAAGACATCACCGAGCTTGCAATGCACGCACTCGAACGGTTTAAAGATGAACGCGCGCGCAGGATCCATGGCTTCGCGCCGGACGCTGTTGCAGCGTTGCATAACTATGGCTGGCCTGGGAACGTCCGGGAACTGATCAATCGTGTCCGCCGCGCGATCATTTTGTCCGAAGGCAAGTTCATCACCGCTGATGACCTTGAATTGGCGGAGCATGTTGCGCTCGCGCCGAACTCGCTTCGTGAAGCACGAACGTCAGCAGACAGAAGGGCGATAGAGGTCGCGCTCTTCGTGCACAAGGGCCGTGTGGTCGACGCCGCCCGTAGCCTTGGCATTTCGCGTGTGCATCTGCACCGGTTGATGCAAGAGCTGGGAATACCCACGCGTGCAGCCAGTGATGAAGCCCACGATTCGACCGATCCCGGTGACTTTGAGTAA
- a CDS encoding nickel/cobalt transporter: protein MLTRFGNRRGRGHRRMIGFCLAAAVTLATQGVIAQTTDVFGRTSTGAPSAANTADAPRPTPVAMPSIIRDAVTASLHLQSKLNEKLQETLADQRNESGLFATWMIVLCSFAYGVLHALGPGHGKVVVSAYLASRRARFIDAALLSGWSALVQSLSAIVLVGGAAWLSREGLPGVLTQASSLELTSYVALLCVGVWSLWAISTRRDCCDTDRVALIPKKRVSLFENRSASGDQDEAAYLGVSLAQRRSRARWARTDAERGTFRASSRIFLTGIAVGVRPCAGAIFVLIAALANHVFIVGVLASLAMGAGVACTVLAIGMASLSVNRMVSSAAVFRRQKVERIRFGLALAGAIFITAFAAWQVFALVSGTQAASLA, encoded by the coding sequence GTGCTGACCCGCTTTGGTAACCGGCGCGGTCGTGGACATCGCAGGATGATTGGCTTCTGCCTCGCCGCTGCCGTGACGCTTGCGACGCAGGGTGTTATTGCTCAAACCACGGACGTCTTCGGACGTACGTCGACTGGCGCGCCAAGCGCGGCGAACACCGCGGACGCGCCTCGACCCACGCCGGTAGCCATGCCCTCGATTATCCGCGATGCCGTCACGGCCAGCCTCCATTTGCAAAGCAAGCTGAACGAAAAGCTGCAAGAGACGCTCGCAGACCAGCGCAATGAATCCGGCCTTTTCGCCACCTGGATGATCGTACTGTGCTCGTTCGCTTACGGGGTGTTGCATGCGCTTGGGCCCGGGCACGGCAAGGTTGTGGTCAGCGCGTATCTGGCGTCGCGCCGGGCACGTTTTATCGATGCCGCCTTGCTCAGCGGATGGAGCGCGCTGGTGCAGTCCTTGTCCGCGATTGTTCTTGTCGGCGGCGCGGCATGGCTCTCCCGCGAGGGCCTGCCCGGCGTGTTGACGCAGGCGTCGAGCCTTGAGTTGACGAGCTACGTTGCGTTGCTCTGTGTGGGCGTTTGGTCGTTATGGGCAATCTCGACGCGGCGCGATTGTTGCGACACGGATCGCGTGGCGCTCATTCCAAAGAAACGCGTGAGTCTCTTCGAAAACAGAAGCGCTTCGGGCGATCAGGACGAAGCGGCATATCTTGGCGTAAGCCTCGCTCAAAGGCGTTCGCGTGCACGCTGGGCCAGAACTGACGCTGAACGCGGAACGTTCCGGGCTAGCAGCCGGATATTCCTGACGGGCATAGCAGTCGGTGTACGTCCGTGCGCGGGCGCTATCTTCGTGTTGATTGCGGCGCTCGCCAACCACGTATTTATCGTCGGGGTACTCGCGTCCCTGGCAATGGGCGCAGGCGTCGCTTGCACGGTCCTGGCGATCGGGATGGCGAGTTTATCCGTGAACCGCATGGTCTCGAGCGCTGCAGTTTTCAGGCGGCAGAAAGTCGAGCGAATTCGTTTCGGCCTGGCGCTTGCCGGTGCGATTTTCATCACGGCGTTTGCGGCATGGCAAGTCTTTGCACTCGTGTCCGGGACACAGGCAGCATCGCTCGCATGA
- a CDS encoding (2Fe-2S)-binding protein, with translation MHDQSSPTRFIDETVGPKSGAPARHARTQSIEPVTIAVELSINGRNYALMLDPRTTLLDALREHLHLTGTKKGCDHGQCGACTVHVNGRRVNSCLCLAANHAGDEITTIEGIGNSSALHPMQASFVECDGYQCGYCTSGQIMSAVALLEEPVGPSDADVREAMSGNLCRCGAYQNIVAAIQIVRGKA, from the coding sequence GTGCACGATCAATCATCCCCAACCCGTTTCATCGACGAAACCGTCGGCCCTAAATCCGGCGCGCCCGCGCGGCATGCGCGAACGCAATCGATCGAACCCGTCACTATTGCCGTCGAACTTTCGATCAACGGCAGAAATTACGCGCTCATGCTGGATCCTCGCACCACGCTGCTGGACGCGTTGCGTGAGCACCTGCACTTGACTGGCACGAAGAAAGGCTGCGACCACGGCCAGTGTGGCGCGTGCACCGTCCATGTGAACGGACGCCGCGTGAATTCATGCCTGTGTCTCGCCGCCAATCATGCGGGCGACGAGATCACGACAATCGAAGGCATCGGCAACTCCAGCGCGTTGCATCCCATGCAGGCGTCGTTTGTCGAATGCGACGGTTATCAATGCGGCTACTGTACGTCCGGCCAGATCATGTCTGCGGTCGCGTTGCTTGAAGAGCCGGTCGGCCCCTCCGATGCCGACGTCCGCGAAGCCATGAGCGGCAACCTGTGCCGCTGCGGCGCCTATCAGAACATTGTTGCCGCGATCCAGATCGTGCGCGGCAAGGCCTGA
- a CDS encoding DUF1007 family protein, which yields MTSLLFLVRGLYRYLLFACCGLPLAVLPAPARAHPHVWINYSMVAQTQGTLLVAMQQTWIFAKGFPFSLVGDFSNMPKSGPLNAGYTATFKAQAFSLLKSSDYFTHVFVDGRAVAVGEARNFSVSIEQGHVVYRFLLPLVKPVDFKRERVTLGVWDETFFVDFESAAQPVLTLSAGSPRNCKAASFEDHDHPIFGGSVIPLASRLSC from the coding sequence ATGACGTCCCTGCTCTTTCTCGTGCGCGGGTTGTATCGCTACCTGCTGTTCGCATGCTGTGGGCTCCCGCTTGCTGTCCTTCCTGCTCCGGCCCGGGCACATCCGCATGTGTGGATCAATTATTCGATGGTCGCCCAGACGCAGGGCACGCTGCTGGTTGCCATGCAGCAGACCTGGATCTTTGCGAAAGGCTTTCCGTTTTCGTTGGTTGGCGATTTTTCCAACATGCCCAAGTCCGGTCCGCTCAATGCCGGCTACACGGCGACGTTCAAGGCACAGGCGTTCTCATTGCTCAAAAGCTCGGATTATTTCACCCATGTTTTTGTCGATGGCCGAGCGGTTGCCGTGGGAGAGGCGCGCAACTTCAGTGTCAGCATCGAGCAAGGCCATGTTGTTTACCGGTTCCTTTTGCCGCTTGTCAAACCAGTGGACTTCAAGCGTGAGCGAGTCACGCTCGGTGTCTGGGACGAGACGTTTTTCGTCGACTTTGAAAGCGCGGCGCAGCCCGTGTTGACGCTCAGTGCGGGCTCTCCGCGTAACTGCAAGGCGGCGTCGTTCGAGGACCACGATCACCCTATTTTCGGCGGCTCTGTCATCCCTCTTGCGAGCAGGCTATCGTGCTGA
- the cysC gene encoding adenylyl-sulfate kinase, which produces MDLPIDSTPHIYPHAFSVSARDRAELLRQTPGIIWFTGLSAAGKSTIASAVELSLHRSGKHTFLLDGDTLRTGLCRDLGFSNEHRHENIRRAGEVSRLMADAGLLVLVCAISPFAADRELARAIAGPHRFMEVHVHVPVAVAERRDPKGLYKLARLGAIKNFTGIDSPYEEPASPDIRINTTQCSVADAAALITHRLCGP; this is translated from the coding sequence ATGGATCTGCCAATCGATAGCACACCCCACATTTATCCCCATGCCTTCTCAGTGAGTGCGAGGGACCGAGCTGAGTTGCTTCGACAAACTCCCGGGATCATCTGGTTCACGGGGCTCTCTGCGGCTGGAAAATCGACCATCGCGAGCGCCGTGGAACTGAGTCTCCATAGGAGCGGCAAACACACCTTTCTATTAGATGGGGACACTCTGCGCACCGGGCTATGTCGAGACCTCGGTTTTTCCAACGAACATCGACATGAAAACATCAGGCGCGCAGGAGAAGTCAGCCGACTGATGGCTGACGCCGGTCTGCTGGTGTTGGTCTGCGCCATCTCCCCCTTTGCCGCCGATCGGGAACTGGCACGAGCGATTGCCGGACCTCACCGGTTCATGGAAGTACATGTGCATGTACCCGTCGCTGTTGCAGAAAGACGCGATCCCAAAGGGCTTTATAAGCTGGCAAGACTGGGAGCGATCAAGAATTTCACGGGTATCGATTCCCCCTATGAAGAACCGGCCAGCCCGGACATTCGCATCAATACCACCCAATGTTCCGTAGCCGACGCGGCGGCCTTGATTACTCACCGGTTGTGCGGCCCCTGA